In one window of Niallia sp. Man26 DNA:
- a CDS encoding diadenosine tetraphosphate hydrolase, producing the protein MREITLSNGTTVEVECLSCALTNGLIKPDGGTVLETKYFHAHQDVAYPIKGLIILASKRHIKCLDELTEDEQFDYINTLSRIRRAQRNVLGIEYIYYFYNEDTTHHFHTWMVPRYEWMYNFGRSIESVRPILLHARNEMNTRENIQEVMAALSSLTKELNTDS; encoded by the coding sequence GTGAGGGAAATAACCTTATCTAATGGTACAACAGTTGAAGTTGAATGTTTAAGTTGCGCATTAACAAATGGGTTGATTAAACCCGATGGAGGTACTGTTCTGGAGACTAAATATTTTCACGCACACCAAGATGTGGCTTATCCGATTAAGGGTTTAATTATATTAGCTTCTAAACGCCATATTAAATGTCTGGACGAACTAACAGAGGATGAACAGTTTGATTATATAAATACTTTATCAAGAATAAGACGCGCTCAAAGAAATGTATTAGGAATCGAGTATATTTATTACTTTTACAATGAAGATACAACACACCATTTTCATACTTGGATGGTACCACGATACGAATGGATGTATAATTTTGGGCGATCAATTGAATCAGTTAGACCAATCTTACTTCACGCCAGAAACGAAATGAATACCAGAGAAAATATCCAGGAAGTAATGGCTGCATTAAGCTCACTTACGAAAGAATTAAATACTGATTCTTAA
- a CDS encoding GNAT family N-acetyltransferase, protein MNITIRKMHYDDTKKVQSIAKTTWNATYEGIIPIEVQNNFLKLNYSDKSMKQRIERSIIYVAEVEGEIVGFANYSTVKVGGKVELAAIYLHPEFQGKGIGSALIQQAVKELIGIKEIYINVEKDNKVGMNFYEAKGFEIVKESDVEFDGHILKQVRMVKKV, encoded by the coding sequence ATGAATATTACCATTCGTAAGATGCACTACGATGATACAAAAAAAGTTCAAAGTATAGCGAAAACAACTTGGAATGCAACATATGAGGGCATTATTCCAATAGAAGTACAAAATAACTTCTTAAAATTAAATTACAGTGATAAAAGTATGAAACAACGTATAGAACGGTCTATTATTTATGTTGCAGAAGTTGAGGGTGAAATTGTCGGTTTTGCAAACTATTCCACAGTAAAGGTAGGTGGAAAGGTTGAATTGGCGGCTATTTATCTTCATCCAGAATTCCAAGGAAAAGGGATAGGTAGTGCTTTAATACAACAGGCTGTTAAAGAATTAATAGGTATAAAGGAGATTTATATAAATGTCGAAAAAGATAATAAGGTTGGCATGAACTTTTATGAAGCTAAAGGGTTCGAAATAGTTAAAGAATCTGATGTAGAGTTTGATGGACATATCTTAAAACAAGTTCGAATGGTAAAAAAAGTTTAA
- a CDS encoding DUF3888 domain-containing protein, producing MNRKITSLIVFIMLLINTPTYPIAIELPETIGDEELINLLNEQILSVIGSDWFRGNEKILEVKQDDGGTVEVKVQVVSFEGPHNPPYLQEIITFKVKGHKVEPIDYFNRIIPENEWDKFKISEAMND from the coding sequence ATGAATAGGAAAATTACATCCTTAATAGTTTTTATAATGTTATTAATAAATACACCCACGTATCCAATTGCTATAGAGTTACCGGAGACCATTGGGGACGAAGAGTTAATAAATTTGTTGAATGAACAAATCCTTTCAGTGATTGGAAGTGATTGGTTTAGGGGCAACGAAAAAATATTAGAAGTAAAACAAGATGACGGTGGGACAGTTGAAGTAAAAGTTCAAGTGGTGAGCTTTGAAGGTCCTCATAATCCTCCTTACCTGCAAGAGATTATTACATTTAAAGTTAAAGGACATAAAGTTGAACCAATTGATTACTTCAATAGGATCATTCCAGAAAATGAATGGGACAAATTCAAAATTTCTGAAGCGATGAATGATTAA
- a CDS encoding response regulator, with protein sequence MAKVLVTDDAAFMRMQIKEMVTKLGHEVVGEASNGREVIKQFIYLKPDLTIMDIVMPEMTGIEALKEIKKYRKDAKIIICSSMGQKEKVLEALKEGAIDFIVKPFNPERFNSAISKAL encoded by the coding sequence TTGGCTAAAGTTTTGGTCACAGATGATGCAGCTTTTATGCGAATGCAAATAAAAGAGATGGTTACAAAATTAGGACATGAGGTAGTAGGAGAGGCATCAAATGGTCGAGAAGTAATTAAACAATTTATCTACTTAAAACCTGATTTAACAATAATGGATATAGTAATGCCTGAAATGACAGGTATTGAAGCTTTAAAAGAGATTAAAAAATATAGAAAAGATGCCAAAATAATTATTTGTTCTTCCATGGGACAAAAGGAAAAGGTATTAGAAGCACTTAAAGAAGGAGCAATAGACTTTATTGTGAAGCCTTTTAATCCCGAAAGGTTTAATAGTGCTATCTCAAAAGCTTTATAA
- the kduD gene encoding 2-dehydro-3-deoxy-D-gluconate 5-dehydrogenase KduD, translating to MTTQFDQFTLDYFMLVGKVAIVTGGNTGLGQGYAVALAKAGADLFIVTHNDDWDETKEMLEKEGRKVVFHKADLTDREQAKASIQACQEAFGKVDILVNNAGTIRRAPLLEYSEEDWDAVMDINLNAVYFLSQAAAKIMKEQGSGKIINVASMLSFQGGKFVPPYTASKHGVAGITKAFANELAEYNIQINAIAPGYIKTANTAPIRADEKRNAEILSRIPANRWADPADLMGVIVFLASKASDYMNGHILAVDGGWLAR from the coding sequence ATGACAACTCAATTTGATCAATTTACTTTAGATTATTTTATGCTAGTCGGAAAAGTAGCTATTGTAACAGGGGGAAATACTGGTTTAGGACAGGGCTATGCAGTGGCTCTTGCTAAAGCAGGTGCAGATTTATTCATCGTTACACATAATGATGACTGGGACGAAACAAAAGAAATGCTTGAGAAGGAAGGCAGAAAAGTAGTATTTCATAAGGCAGACTTGACAGATCGCGAACAAGCAAAAGCGTCCATTCAAGCATGTCAAGAAGCATTCGGAAAAGTTGATATACTAGTCAATAATGCAGGAACCATTAGACGTGCTCCTTTGCTTGAGTATTCTGAAGAAGATTGGGATGCAGTTATGGATATTAACTTAAATGCTGTTTACTTTTTGAGCCAAGCTGCAGCAAAAATTATGAAGGAACAAGGCAGTGGGAAAATTATCAATGTTGCGTCCATGCTGTCATTCCAAGGAGGCAAGTTCGTTCCGCCTTACACAGCAAGCAAACATGGAGTTGCCGGCATTACGAAAGCCTTTGCTAATGAGCTTGCTGAGTATAACATTCAAATTAATGCTATCGCTCCAGGCTATATCAAAACAGCCAATACAGCACCAATTCGGGCTGATGAAAAGCGAAATGCGGAAATCTTATCGCGCATACCTGCTAATCGCTGGGCAGATCCAGCAGATTTGATGGGCGTTATCGTTTTCTTGGCAAGCAAAGCTTCCGACTATATGAACGGCCATATATTAGCAGTTGATGGCGGTTGGTTAGCAAGATAA
- the kduI gene encoding 5-dehydro-4-deoxy-D-glucuronate isomerase has protein sequence MTELDTRYAIHPEDMKKYTTEDLRNHFLVETIFTPDQVCLTYTHNDRMIFGGVTPARSDLTITLDKELGVEYFLERRELGIINIGGNGSVTLDGEVYDMHKRDGLYVGKGTREVIFRSDDPENPAKFYINSTPAHHKYPTVKIDINKIDPLQAGEPGTLNERRIYQYVHPNVCESCQLQMGLTMLSPGSVWNTMPCHTHERRMEVYLYFDMEPQTRVFHFMGQPSETRHLVMSNEQAAISPSWSIHTGTATSNYTFIWGMCGENITYTDMDHVKMEDLR, from the coding sequence ATGACAGAATTAGATACTCGTTATGCTATTCACCCTGAGGACATGAAAAAATATACGACGGAAGACTTGAGAAACCATTTTCTCGTTGAGACTATCTTCACACCAGACCAAGTCTGTCTAACTTATACTCATAATGACCGAATGATTTTTGGCGGAGTAACTCCAGCGCGATCAGACTTAACTATTACACTTGATAAAGAACTAGGAGTCGAATATTTCTTAGAGCGCCGTGAGCTTGGGATCATTAATATTGGCGGTAATGGATCTGTCACGTTAGATGGAGAAGTATATGACATGCATAAAAGAGATGGTCTGTATGTCGGTAAAGGAACTAGAGAAGTTATTTTCCGTTCAGATGATCCGGAAAATCCAGCGAAATTTTATATCAATTCAACACCTGCTCATCATAAATATCCAACTGTTAAAATTGATATTAATAAAATCGATCCTCTGCAAGCGGGAGAACCTGGAACCCTTAACGAACGCCGAATCTATCAATACGTGCACCCGAATGTTTGCGAAAGTTGCCAGCTGCAAATGGGCTTGACGATGCTGTCACCAGGAAGTGTTTGGAATACGATGCCATGCCATACACATGAAAGAAGAATGGAAGTATACCTGTATTTTGATATGGAACCACAGACTCGTGTATTCCATTTTATGGGGCAGCCTTCAGAAACAAGACATTTAGTTATGAGTAATGAGCAAGCAGCTATTTCGCCGAGCTGGTCCATCCATACTGGAACAGCAACAAGCAATTATACATTTATTTGGGGAATGTGTGGGGAAAACATTACGTATACCGATATGGACCATGTAAAAATGGAAGATTTGCGCTAA
- a CDS encoding sugar kinase, whose amino-acid sequence MTKVVTLGEIMLRLSTSPGELLTSADTLQMHYGGGEANVAIALSGYGHDTYFVSKVPDNALGRGVQRHLLVNGVSKAYLLQGGERLGTYYLETGIGERSPRVTYDRKHSSFANLSASELNFEEILDRASLFHVSGITLALSQNLRELTLEALKTAKRKGIKTSFDFNYRATLWSQEEAAAAILPILHYVDICSCGELDAIFLLGIKKADYNLSKEERLVYYYQKINKMFPNLKVMLSTFRNNISASRNELQGNLYVNGTLYQSKVHDIQPIVDRVGGGDAFAAGILHGLLEKMDYEKTVTFAAAASALKHTVLGDCGQFTKEEVHRFIESGSGRISR is encoded by the coding sequence ATGACGAAGGTTGTCACATTAGGAGAAATCATGCTGCGGCTTTCCACAAGTCCAGGCGAACTTTTAACTTCTGCAGATACACTTCAAATGCATTATGGAGGCGGCGAAGCGAATGTCGCTATTGCTCTCTCAGGTTACGGGCATGATACATATTTCGTCAGCAAAGTTCCAGATAATGCGTTAGGACGAGGAGTTCAGCGGCATCTTTTGGTTAATGGTGTGTCAAAAGCATACTTGCTGCAAGGCGGTGAACGGTTAGGCACTTATTATTTGGAAACAGGCATTGGCGAACGGAGTCCGCGAGTAACTTATGACAGGAAGCATTCTAGTTTTGCCAATCTTTCTGCTAGTGAGTTAAACTTCGAGGAAATCCTTGACAGAGCATCGTTATTCCATGTTTCTGGCATAACATTAGCGCTGTCACAAAATTTAAGAGAATTAACTTTGGAAGCTTTAAAGACGGCCAAAAGGAAAGGCATTAAAACCAGCTTCGATTTTAATTACAGAGCAACACTTTGGAGTCAAGAAGAGGCTGCAGCAGCCATTCTGCCAATCTTGCACTATGTGGATATTTGTTCATGCGGAGAATTGGACGCCATATTTCTTCTTGGCATCAAGAAAGCTGATTATAATCTTTCAAAAGAGGAAAGGCTTGTGTATTACTACCAGAAAATTAACAAGATGTTTCCGAATTTGAAGGTAATGTTATCCACATTCCGAAACAATATTTCAGCTTCAAGAAACGAACTGCAAGGAAATCTTTATGTAAATGGGACGCTCTATCAGTCGAAAGTCCATGATATTCAGCCGATAGTGGACAGGGTTGGAGGCGGAGACGCATTTGCAGCTGGGATTTTACACGGACTGTTAGAGAAAATGGATTATGAAAAGACAGTAACATTCGCAGCTGCGGCATCTGCTTTAAAACACACAGTCCTTGGCGACTGCGGCCAATTTACGAAAGAGGAAGTTCATAGATTCATAGAATCAGGCTCGGGAAGAATTTCCCGCTAA
- a CDS encoding bifunctional 4-hydroxy-2-oxoglutarate aldolase/2-dehydro-3-deoxy-phosphogluconate aldolase: protein MNKANTLSVLTDCGVVAVIRADTPKEAVKTSSACVEGGINGIEVTFTVQDAEKAIRELVDSYQHNQDVVIGAGTVLDAHTARLAIIAGAQFIVSPCFDKETAKLCNLYQIPYMPGCMTVTEIKQALEYGADIIKLFPGSAFGPDFVKALKAPLPHVNIMPTGGVSLENIHEWIGNGCAAVGVGGNLVAPAKEGNFEQVTAYARQYVEKVKEARGIVQ from the coding sequence ATGAATAAAGCGAATACTTTAAGTGTTTTGACAGATTGCGGGGTGGTTGCTGTTATCCGAGCTGATACACCTAAAGAAGCAGTTAAGACGTCTTCGGCATGTGTAGAGGGCGGAATTAATGGTATAGAAGTGACATTCACTGTCCAGGACGCAGAAAAAGCGATTAGAGAGCTTGTCGATAGCTACCAACATAATCAGGATGTAGTGATTGGTGCAGGCACAGTCTTGGATGCCCATACAGCAAGATTAGCGATTATTGCTGGTGCGCAATTTATAGTCAGTCCTTGCTTTGACAAGGAAACTGCTAAACTATGCAACTTGTATCAAATCCCTTATATGCCTGGCTGCATGACAGTAACAGAAATAAAGCAGGCCCTTGAATATGGTGCAGACATCATCAAGCTGTTTCCAGGCAGCGCTTTTGGACCAGATTTTGTAAAGGCACTAAAAGCACCTCTTCCACATGTGAATATTATGCCGACAGGCGGTGTAAGCTTGGAAAATATTCATGAGTGGATTGGAAACGGCTGTGCTGCTGTTGGTGTAGGCGGCAACTTGGTAGCACCTGCTAAAGAGGGCAACTTCGAGCAAGTAACCGCCTATGCAAGGCAGTATGTCGAAAAGGTCAAGGAAGCAAGAGGAATAGTACAATGA
- a CDS encoding discoidin domain-containing protein: MKRIIIPFVTFLIVIGVQLTGGTKANSMENDLNINENIDLIIEEKDGFVHPGISVDPEKLENTRKELIQGNDPWKSYYKAMKETKYASLVFESTNLKDGTIDTPKDSTFKNSSRNVNLSNDGFRAYTQAVLYYLTGESQYRYNAIRLVRIWENMDPNEYEYYGDAHIHVGTPFYYMVSAAELLKYTTVVNEVYNDEQNNIENYNLLWTEEDTNKLTKNLIDPVINTFLYSNYRYLNQHTYPVIGAMAGYIFKNDKGRYEEAVEWAMVNSTTEKPDINGALQNQFHLIESNHPQNPTGKSYIQHLEMGRDQAHGSGDVINFTGIARILTQQKTKIDPTKGTVSQAENAQTPYAFLDQRILDGADQLYSYMGGYTIPWTELGDQDFQGPVSEAYRGRTGLYFSMSELYDAYRYQEGMSNEQLEKRAPQISFMAKNLTSPIFYNGTTKTNFWGSLSDNKMTEIGSEYWLSIPSERNEDSSLSIPSQIKDSPAVSFGERAAMLDNNLAYPVKEGNSTYIRVKSAKTQKEIKETNYDALFPVDTKTIRGGNQIALPSLIKKRGDGNDYLSLRIRSTGEAKLLISGNNYYDEAYQEVYIPNTNGEWENITYTTNSNKQISRTARQLENLDFYSVISNTDVQVDFDKLEYINNVNVPTFTENNNQTFYLIKNVPFERKLINMSGDNSSLSLVNPPKGMIINQDGTIKWTPEIETNEPIKVTVIVDNGQVMNAITIQLVVSSSKDQAYEQVLSTFDENQVYTNSSYQKFTDNKEVVESLIEGNANTVDILTALNNLVTDIANLELLNPKLEDGTFNYYAYDSIISSVTTMNKDNIVKLLDDDTATHSGDLRAPIIFDFGSEYRIAAKSFSLQARRGFTNRTQGTNVYGSNDGVNWTLLTESMTTKTDALERIPVKADLVNEAFRYIKFQVDSPAASISSYSEIRIEGTRKEQ; this comes from the coding sequence ATGAAGAGAATAATTATACCATTTGTTACTTTTTTAATAGTCATTGGAGTGCAGCTAACAGGGGGAACTAAAGCGAACTCAATGGAAAATGATTTGAATATCAATGAAAATATTGATTTGATTATTGAGGAGAAAGATGGATTTGTTCATCCAGGAATTAGTGTCGATCCAGAAAAATTAGAAAATACTCGTAAAGAGCTAATTCAAGGAAATGACCCTTGGAAGAGTTATTACAAAGCGATGAAGGAAACCAAGTATGCGTCTCTTGTGTTTGAATCGACAAACTTAAAAGATGGAACAATTGATACACCAAAGGACTCTACCTTCAAGAATTCCTCTAGAAATGTAAATTTAAGCAACGATGGTTTCAGAGCTTATACCCAGGCAGTATTGTATTATTTAACGGGGGAAAGCCAATATAGATATAATGCAATAAGACTTGTTCGAATATGGGAGAATATGGACCCAAATGAATATGAATACTACGGTGATGCTCATATTCATGTTGGCACACCATTCTATTATATGGTTAGTGCAGCCGAACTGTTAAAATATACAACTGTTGTAAATGAAGTATATAATGATGAACAAAATAATATAGAGAATTATAACCTCTTATGGACAGAAGAAGATACGAATAAACTAACAAAAAATCTTATTGATCCAGTAATTAACACATTTTTATATTCAAATTATAGATATTTAAATCAGCATACATACCCTGTAATCGGAGCTATGGCTGGGTATATATTTAAAAATGATAAAGGGAGATATGAAGAGGCAGTAGAATGGGCAATGGTTAATTCTACAACAGAAAAGCCAGATATTAATGGGGCTCTGCAAAATCAATTTCATTTAATTGAAAGCAATCATCCTCAAAACCCTACAGGTAAGTCGTATATTCAACATTTGGAGATGGGGCGTGATCAAGCACACGGGTCTGGGGATGTGATCAATTTTACGGGCATAGCTCGTATATTGACACAACAAAAAACAAAAATTGATCCAACAAAGGGAACAGTATCTCAAGCGGAAAATGCCCAAACCCCTTATGCCTTTTTAGATCAGCGTATATTGGACGGTGCTGATCAACTATATAGTTATATGGGTGGATACACGATTCCATGGACAGAATTAGGAGATCAAGATTTTCAGGGTCCGGTCTCTGAAGCATATCGTGGGCGTACTGGGTTATATTTTAGTATGAGTGAACTATATGATGCTTACCGATATCAAGAAGGAATGTCAAACGAACAACTAGAGAAACGTGCGCCTCAAATTTCTTTTATGGCTAAAAATTTAACTTCTCCAATTTTCTATAATGGAACGACTAAAACAAATTTTTGGGGAAGTCTTAGTGATAATAAAATGACAGAGATTGGTAGCGAGTATTGGTTATCTATCCCATCCGAACGAAACGAGGATTCTAGTCTATCTATTCCTTCACAGATTAAAGATAGTCCAGCTGTTTCATTTGGTGAAAGAGCAGCTATGCTAGATAACAATCTAGCTTATCCTGTAAAAGAAGGTAATTCTACTTACATTCGAGTTAAGTCGGCTAAAACCCAAAAAGAGATTAAAGAAACAAATTATGACGCTTTATTTCCAGTAGATACAAAAACAATTCGTGGAGGAAATCAGATAGCATTACCATCTTTAATAAAGAAAAGGGGAGATGGCAATGACTATTTATCGCTACGTATACGCTCAACTGGAGAAGCTAAATTATTAATAAGCGGGAATAATTATTACGATGAAGCATACCAAGAAGTCTATATACCGAATACAAACGGGGAATGGGAAAACATTACTTATACAACTAATAGTAATAAGCAAATCTCAAGAACAGCTAGACAGCTGGAGAATTTAGACTTTTATTCGGTTATTTCCAATACAGATGTTCAAGTAGACTTTGATAAACTCGAATATATTAACAATGTAAATGTCCCAACATTTACTGAAAATAATAATCAAACATTTTACCTTATTAAAAACGTGCCATTTGAAAGAAAACTGATTAATATGAGCGGGGATAATAGCAGTTTAAGTCTTGTGAATCCTCCAAAAGGAATGATTATCAACCAGGACGGAACGATAAAATGGACACCAGAAATAGAAACAAATGAACCGATTAAAGTTACAGTAATAGTTGATAATGGCCAAGTGATGAACGCAATAACAATTCAATTAGTAGTCTCAAGTAGTAAAGATCAAGCGTATGAACAAGTTTTGTCTACCTTTGATGAAAACCAAGTGTATACAAATAGTAGCTATCAAAAGTTTACAGATAATAAAGAAGTTGTGGAAAGTTTAATAGAGGGAAATGCGAATACGGTTGATATCTTAACGGCATTAAATAACTTGGTTACTGATATAGCTAATTTAGAGCTATTAAACCCAAAATTAGAAGACGGAACCTTTAATTATTATGCCTATGATTCTATAATATCGTCTGTTACCACAATGAATAAAGATAATATTGTAAAGTTATTGGATGACGACACAGCTACTCATAGTGGTGATTTGAGAGCACCTATCATTTTTGATTTTGGGTCTGAATATAGAATTGCGGCGAAATCCTTTTCATTACAAGCAAGAAGAGGTTTTACTAACAGAACACAAGGTACAAATGTTTATGGTTCTAATGATGGAGTGAATTGGACACTTTTAACTGAAAGTATGACAACAAAAACAGATGCGCTGGAAAGAATACCTGTAAAAGCCGATTTAGTTAACGAAGCTTTTAGATATATTAAATTTCAAGTTGATTCTCCAGCAGCCTCAATCTCTTCTTATTCGGAAATTAGAATAGAGGGAACTAGAAAGGAGCAATAA
- a CDS encoding sigma 54-interacting transcriptional regulator, producing the protein MSKSKILKALILHTEELNAIDPVEILTAEGISEYVGIQRNTASQYLNELVKEKRALKVKSRPAYFFDREIFSQKFFTPKKDIYDNFQLLIDEQYINKMEAAPDPFNSFIGANNSLKPAIDQIKSSIYYPGTGLPFMLYGDTGVGKSLLAKMTFEYCQQKGLVDSDAPFLELNCAQYYHNQELLSSILFGYSKGAFTGANENHVGLLEAADGGILFLDECHRLGPESQEKLFTFIDKGTFQRIGENNKERSSKVRLIFATTENIKENFLRTFLRRIPITINIPNLDQRTKQELSEFIYTFLIKESKKLNKKLVVTSWIMNRLLSLSYEDNVGELKNMIKLICASAYSRNPNKEVIVLNSDALDNKLLSKFLSIKEIDTVENKEITILPTSLVHDFINQTSNETRLIRNIFKIYDRLFEEFERGKLNKDFLIQQLAREANTIIEILVNNEQKEQNSSFYFLKNTIKELVGFLESNHFVKISGNSIIALSNYMYRRSHFAMEFPLIDKNLVHKLYQFTVKQFLVETKLLNALLELIETKLDVTLEEEEKVLLVLYLKSLNLEIKQPDMHGVILAHGFSTASSIADVVNRFLDFHVFDAFDMPFNVSIDKTREYMERYLSTHDCSKGLVVLVDMGSLTVLSKTLVEYTNGPILMINNVTTQQALIVGEMLRKEMDIEVIGEKVTTGLPMSYEIAYPVMDKNPLIITVCHTGLGAAQQLKTFIQSSLPKEINFKVEAVDYNYIKKYGKDNSLFKQYDVQAIIGTANPEVQGIKFIALEDLISGQGEAQINEIFSVIEDGEVRKSINDALVRNLSIERLVSAITILDVKRVISYIDNVMDDLERRLLVRLSNSKKAILYVHIAGLVERSIRNSGGLEYRSKNKNENSETQIKIISQALEPIELAYNIKISLDELNYLYDIVLDE; encoded by the coding sequence ATGTCAAAATCGAAAATTTTGAAAGCGCTAATATTACATACTGAAGAGCTTAACGCTATTGATCCTGTTGAAATATTGACCGCAGAAGGAATTTCAGAATATGTAGGAATACAGAGGAATACAGCAAGTCAATATTTAAATGAGCTTGTAAAAGAGAAGAGAGCTCTAAAAGTAAAATCTAGACCAGCCTATTTTTTTGATAGGGAAATTTTTTCCCAAAAGTTCTTCACTCCAAAAAAAGATATCTATGATAATTTTCAATTGCTGATTGATGAGCAGTATATAAATAAAATGGAAGCTGCACCTGATCCATTTAATTCATTCATTGGGGCCAACAACAGCTTGAAGCCAGCTATTGATCAGATTAAATCTTCTATATATTACCCAGGAACGGGTCTTCCCTTTATGCTATATGGGGATACAGGTGTTGGAAAGAGTTTATTGGCGAAGATGACATTTGAATATTGCCAACAAAAAGGACTAGTAGATTCAGATGCACCCTTTTTGGAATTGAATTGTGCTCAATACTATCATAATCAAGAACTTTTAAGCAGTATTCTTTTTGGATATAGCAAAGGAGCGTTTACTGGAGCAAATGAAAATCACGTAGGGCTCCTTGAGGCAGCAGATGGCGGTATATTATTTCTTGATGAATGCCATCGCTTAGGTCCTGAAAGTCAGGAAAAACTATTTACTTTTATTGATAAAGGCACGTTTCAGCGAATAGGTGAAAATAATAAAGAACGTTCATCTAAAGTACGATTAATCTTTGCCACGACCGAGAATATTAAAGAAAATTTCCTAAGAACTTTTTTAAGGCGAATTCCAATAACTATTAATATTCCTAATCTTGATCAAAGAACAAAGCAAGAACTCTCAGAATTCATTTATACGTTTCTAATTAAAGAAAGTAAAAAGTTAAATAAAAAGTTAGTAGTTACATCTTGGATAATGAACCGTCTGCTCTCTTTATCGTATGAGGATAATGTTGGTGAGTTAAAAAACATGATTAAGCTAATATGTGCAAGTGCGTACAGCAGAAATCCGAATAAAGAGGTAATTGTTCTTAATTCAGATGCTCTAGATAATAAACTTTTATCAAAATTTTTAAGTATTAAAGAAATAGATACGGTAGAAAATAAAGAAATTACTATTTTGCCAACTAGTTTAGTGCATGATTTTATTAATCAAACAAGTAACGAAACTCGTTTAATACGTAATATCTTTAAGATATATGATCGTTTGTTTGAGGAGTTTGAAAGAGGAAAACTTAATAAAGATTTCTTAATTCAGCAACTAGCTAGGGAAGCTAATACAATTATTGAGATATTGGTGAATAATGAACAAAAGGAACAAAATTCTTCATTTTATTTTTTAAAGAATACCATTAAGGAATTGGTTGGCTTTCTAGAAAGTAATCATTTTGTAAAAATTAGTGGGAACTCAATTATTGCACTATCCAATTATATGTATAGAAGAAGTCACTTTGCTATGGAATTTCCACTTATCGATAAGAACTTAGTGCATAAACTTTATCAATTTACTGTTAAACAATTCTTAGTTGAAACTAAACTTTTGAATGCCTTATTGGAATTAATTGAAACAAAGTTGGATGTTACTCTAGAAGAGGAAGAGAAAGTCTTACTAGTACTATATCTAAAAAGCTTAAACCTAGAAATAAAACAGCCTGATATGCATGGAGTTATTTTAGCTCATGGTTTTTCTACAGCTAGCAGTATTGCTGACGTAGTAAACCGATTTTTAGATTTTCATGTTTTTGATGCTTTTGATATGCCTTTTAATGTGTCGATAGATAAGACTAGAGAATATATGGAAAGGTACTTAAGTACCCATGATTGTAGCAAGGGTTTAGTTGTATTAGTGGATATGGGATCATTAACAGTTTTAAGCAAAACCCTTGTTGAATATACAAATGGTCCCATTTTGATGATTAACAATGTTACTACTCAACAAGCTTTAATTGTGGGTGAAATGCTGCGTAAAGAAATGGATATTGAAGTGATTGGGGAAAAGGTGACAACTGGATTACCTATGTCTTATGAAATTGCATACCCAGTTATGGATAAGAATCCATTAATTATCACGGTTTGTCACACAGGATTAGGAGCAGCTCAACAATTAAAAACATTTATACAGTCTAGTCTTCCTAAAGAAATCAACTTTAAGGTGGAAGCAGTTGATTACAATTATATAAAAAAGTACGGGAAGGACAATTCGTTATTTAAGCAATATGATGTTCAAGCCATAATAGGTACAGCTAATCCGGAAGTACAAGGAATTAAGTTTATTGCTTTAGAGGATCTAATATCCGGACAAGGGGAAGCACAAATCAATGAAATTTTCTCTGTTATAGAGGATGGGGAAGTGAGAAAATCCATAAATGATGCTCTTGTTAGAAATCTTTCTATTGAACGATTAGTTTCTGCTATTACTATACTTGATGTTAAGAGAGTAATTTCATATATAGATAATGTTATGGACGACTTAGAAAGGCGACTGTTAGTTAGATTATCAAACAGTAAGAAAGCAATTTTATATGTTCATATTGCAGGTCTAGTTGAACGCTCCATTAGAAATTCTGGGGGGTTAGAATACCGCTCCAAAAACAAGAATGAAAATAGCGAAACTCAAATTAAGATTATTTCACAAGCATTAGAACCCATTGAATTAGCTTATAACATAAAAATAAGTTTAGATGAATTAAATTATTTATATGATATTGTTCTGGATGAGTAG